One Mycolicibacter sp. MU0083 DNA window includes the following coding sequences:
- the rpsE gene encoding 30S ribosomal protein S5 — MAEQPTGASSAGPDTGSRSDNRDNRDNRGGRGGRDGGRGGRDNRDGDKSNYLERVVAINRVSKVVKGGRRFSFTALVIVGDGHGLVGVGYGKAKEVPAAIAKGVEEARKGFFRVPLIGGTITHPVQGEAAAGVVFLRPASPGTGVIAGGAVRAVLECAGVHDILSKSLGSDNAINVVHATVAALKMLQRPEEVAARRGLPIEDVAPAAMLKARRESEALAASAAREGTA, encoded by the coding sequence ATGGCGGAGCAGCCGACAGGGGCCTCCTCGGCAGGTCCCGACACGGGCAGCCGCAGCGACAACCGCGACAACCGTGACAACCGGGGCGGCCGTGGTGGCCGCGACGGTGGTCGCGGGGGCCGCGACAACCGCGACGGCGACAAGAGCAACTACCTGGAGCGCGTCGTCGCGATCAACCGGGTTTCGAAGGTGGTCAAGGGTGGCCGCCGGTTCAGCTTTACCGCGCTGGTGATCGTCGGTGACGGTCACGGCCTGGTGGGCGTCGGTTACGGCAAGGCCAAGGAAGTGCCCGCCGCGATCGCCAAGGGTGTCGAAGAGGCGCGTAAGGGCTTCTTCCGGGTGCCGCTGATCGGTGGCACCATCACCCATCCGGTGCAGGGTGAAGCCGCTGCCGGTGTGGTGTTCCTGCGTCCGGCCAGCCCCGGTACCGGTGTGATCGCCGGTGGCGCGGTGCGTGCCGTGCTGGAATGCGCCGGTGTGCACGACATCCTGTCCAAGTCGCTGGGCAGCGACAACGCGATCAACGTGGTGCACGCCACCGTTGCCGCGCTGAAGATGCTGCAGCGTCCCGAAGAGGTGGCGGCCCGTCGTGGCCTGCCCATCGAAGATGTGGCGCCGGCCGCGATGCTCAAGGCGCGCCGGGAGAGCGAAGCGCTGGCCGCCAGTGCTGCGCGGGAAGGCACGGCGTAA
- the rpmD gene encoding 50S ribosomal protein L30 — MANLKITQVRGTIGARWKQRESLRTLGLRKIRQSVVREDNPQTRGLIRVVHHLVHVEEAE; from the coding sequence ATGGCAAACCTGAAGATCACGCAGGTCCGCGGCACCATCGGTGCACGCTGGAAGCAGCGCGAGAGCCTGCGTACCTTGGGCCTGCGCAAGATCCGCCAATCGGTGGTGCGTGAGGACAACCCGCAGACCCGTGGTCTGATCCGGGTCGTTCACCACCTCGTGCATGTGGAGGAAGCCGAATGA
- the rplE gene encoding 50S ribosomal protein L5: protein MTTAEKIQPRLKVKYREEIRDALNKEFNYANVMQIPGVVKVVVNMGVGEAARDAKLINNAVSDLAAITGQKPEIRKARLSIAQFKLREGMPIGARVTLRGDRMWEFLDRLTAIALPRIRDFRGLSPKQFDGSGNYTFGLAEQSMFHEIDVDSIDRPRGMNITVVTSATNDDEGRALLRALGFPFKEN from the coding sequence ATGACGACTGCAGAAAAGATCCAGCCTCGGCTGAAGGTCAAGTATCGCGAAGAGATCCGCGATGCGCTCAACAAAGAGTTCAACTACGCCAACGTGATGCAGATCCCGGGCGTGGTAAAGGTCGTGGTGAACATGGGCGTCGGCGAAGCCGCCCGGGACGCCAAGCTGATCAACAACGCGGTCAGCGACCTGGCTGCGATCACCGGCCAGAAGCCGGAGATTCGCAAAGCCCGCCTGTCCATCGCGCAGTTCAAGCTGCGTGAGGGGATGCCGATCGGCGCTCGGGTCACCCTGCGCGGTGACCGGATGTGGGAGTTCCTGGACCGCCTCACCGCGATCGCCCTGCCGCGTATCCGTGACTTCCGTGGGCTCTCGCCCAAGCAGTTCGACGGCTCCGGCAACTACACCTTCGGCCTCGCCGAGCAGTCGATGTTCCACGAGATCGACGTGGACTCCATCGACCGCCCGCGGGGGATGAACATCACCGTCGTCACCTCGGCGACCAACGACGACGAAGGACGAGCGCTGCTGCGGGCTCTCGGCTTTCCGTTCAAGGAGAACTGA
- the rplN gene encoding 50S ribosomal protein L14, which yields MIQQESRLKVADNTGAKEILCIRVLGGSSRRYAGIGDVIVATVKDAIPGGNVKRGDVVKAVVVRTAKERRRADGSYIKFDENAAVIIKADNDPRGTRIFGPVGRELREKKFMKIVSLAPEVL from the coding sequence GTGATTCAGCAGGAATCGCGGTTGAAGGTCGCCGACAACACGGGCGCCAAGGAGATCTTGTGCATCCGTGTGCTCGGCGGCTCGTCGCGGCGATACGCCGGCATCGGTGATGTCATCGTCGCAACCGTCAAGGACGCCATCCCGGGCGGCAACGTCAAGCGGGGTGATGTCGTCAAAGCCGTCGTGGTGCGCACCGCCAAGGAGCGTCGCCGCGCCGACGGAAGCTACATCAAGTTCGACGAGAACGCGGCCGTGATCATCAAGGCCGACAACGACCCGCGCGGTACTCGTATCTTCGGGCCGGTCGGCCGCGAGCTGCGCGAGAAGAAGTTCATGAAGATCGTGTCGCTGGCACCGGAGGTGTTGTAG
- a CDS encoding type Z 30S ribosomal protein S14 — MAKKALVIKAARKPKFAVRAYTRCNKCGRPRAVLRKFGLCRICLREMAHAGELPGVQKSSW, encoded by the coding sequence ATGGCTAAGAAGGCGTTGGTTATCAAGGCGGCTCGCAAGCCCAAGTTTGCGGTGCGCGCCTACACCCGCTGCAACAAGTGCGGCCGCCCCCGCGCGGTGCTCCGGAAGTTCGGCCTGTGCCGAATCTGCCTGCGCGAAATGGCGCACGCCGGCGAGCTGCCCGGTGTGCAGAAGAGCAGCTGGTGA
- the rpsH gene encoding 30S ribosomal protein S8: MTMTDPIADFLTRLRNANSAYHDEVTLPHSKIKANIAEILKREGYITDYHVEDARVGKALVVNLKYGPNRERSLAGLRRVSKPGLRVYAKSTNLPRVLGGLGVAIISTSSGLLTDRQAARQGVGGEVLAYVW; the protein is encoded by the coding sequence ATGACTATGACGGATCCCATCGCGGACTTCTTGACCCGTCTGCGTAACGCCAACTCGGCGTACCACGACGAGGTGACCCTGCCGCACTCGAAGATCAAGGCCAACATCGCCGAGATCCTCAAGCGCGAGGGTTACATCACCGACTACCACGTCGAAGACGCCCGGGTGGGCAAGGCGCTGGTAGTGAACCTCAAGTACGGCCCGAACCGGGAGCGCAGTCTCGCCGGTCTGCGCCGGGTGTCCAAGCCGGGCCTGCGGGTCTACGCAAAGTCGACCAACCTGCCTCGGGTGCTCGGCGGCCTGGGCGTGGCGATCATCTCCACGTCCTCGGGTCTGCTGACCGATCGTCAGGCGGCCAGGCAGGGCGTGGGCGGCGAAGTCCTCGCGTACGTGTGGTGA
- the rplX gene encoding 50S ribosomal protein L24 encodes MKVHKGDTVLVIAGKDKGAKGKVLQAFPTRNRVLVQGVNRIKKHVANSANQAGASSGGIVTQEAPIHVSNVMVVDSDGQPTRIGYRVDAESGKKVRVSKRNGKDI; translated from the coding sequence ATGAAGGTCCACAAGGGCGACACCGTCCTGGTCATCGCCGGCAAGGACAAGGGTGCCAAGGGCAAGGTCCTGCAGGCGTTCCCCACCCGTAACCGGGTGCTGGTCCAGGGCGTCAACCGGATCAAGAAGCACGTCGCGAACTCGGCCAACCAGGCCGGTGCATCCTCGGGCGGGATCGTCACTCAGGAAGCGCCGATCCACGTCTCGAACGTGATGGTCGTCGACTCCGACGGTCAGCCGACCCGCATCGGTTACCGCGTGGACGCCGAATCGGGCAAGAAGGTTCGCGTCTCCAAGCGCAACGGCAAGGACATCTAG
- the rplF gene encoding 50S ribosomal protein L6: MSRIGKQPVPVPAGVDVTIDGQNVSVKGPKGTLELAVAEPMSVSRNEDGAIVVTRPDDDRRNRSLHGLSRTLLANLVTGVSEGYVRKMEIFGVGYRVALKGSDLEFALGYSHPVLIKAPEGITFAVETPTKFSVSGIDKQKVGQISANIRRLRRPDPYKGKGVRYEGEQVRRKVGKTGK; the protein is encoded by the coding sequence ATGTCGCGTATTGGTAAGCAGCCGGTCCCGGTTCCCGCCGGGGTCGACGTGACCATCGATGGTCAGAACGTTTCGGTCAAGGGACCCAAGGGCACCCTGGAGCTGGCGGTGGCCGAGCCCATGAGTGTCTCCCGCAACGAGGACGGCGCCATCGTGGTGACCCGGCCCGACGACGACCGGCGCAACCGGTCCCTGCACGGCCTGAGCCGCACCTTGCTGGCCAACCTGGTCACCGGTGTGTCCGAGGGTTACGTCCGCAAGATGGAGATCTTCGGCGTCGGTTACCGTGTCGCGCTCAAGGGCAGTGACCTGGAGTTCGCGCTCGGCTACAGCCACCCGGTGCTGATCAAGGCTCCGGAGGGCATCACCTTCGCGGTGGAGACGCCCACCAAGTTCTCGGTCTCGGGCATCGACAAGCAGAAGGTCGGTCAGATCTCGGCGAACATCCGCCGTCTGCGCCGTCCCGACCCCTACAAGGGCAAGGGCGTGCGCTACGAGGGTGAGCAGGTTCGCCGCAAGGTCGGAAAGACAGGTAAGTAG
- the rplR gene encoding 50S ribosomal protein L18: MAQSQAAPTVRKPVGQNISEVRRVHRIRRHARLRKKVSGTAERPRLVVNRSARHIHVQLVDDLAGHTLAAASSIEADVRAVDGDKKAHSVRVGQLIAERAKAAGVTDVVFDRGGYSYGGRIAALADAAREGGLNF; this comes from the coding sequence ATGGCGCAATCACAAGCAGCCCCCACGGTCCGCAAGCCCGTCGGGCAGAACATCTCCGAGGTGCGGCGCGTTCACCGGATTCGTCGTCATGCACGGCTGCGCAAGAAGGTGTCCGGCACCGCCGAGCGCCCGCGCCTGGTGGTCAACCGTTCCGCGCGGCACATCCACGTGCAGCTGGTGGACGACCTGGCCGGCCACACCCTGGCTGCCGCCTCGTCGATCGAGGCGGACGTGCGGGCGGTGGACGGCGACAAGAAGGCCCACAGCGTTCGGGTCGGTCAGCTGATCGCCGAGCGTGCCAAGGCGGCCGGTGTTACGGACGTGGTCTTCGACCGCGGCGGGTACAGCTACGGCGGGCGGATCGCGGCACTGGCCGACGCTGCGCGCGAGGGCGGATTGAACTTCTGA